In the genome of Vicia villosa cultivar HV-30 ecotype Madison, WI linkage group LG7, Vvil1.0, whole genome shotgun sequence, one region contains:
- the LOC131617781 gene encoding two-pore potassium channel 1 has product MANDDTNEPLLLRSQDTAAQKAKGRLNQRRLLRSRSAPHTDCAPLVRNSNEPNPLSESMFGNLHPSFRNVAIILMVYLGIGTLIFYLVRNQIKGMKTDRFLDALYFTVVTMTTVGYGDLVPNSDLTKLLACAFVFSGMALMGLILSKAADYLVEKQEVLLIKAIHMHQKVGPSEILKELETNKTRYKFILVLFLLLILVIAGTIFLVTVEKLYVIDALYCVCSTITTLGYGDKSFSTQAGRIFAVFWILAGTICVAQFFLYMAELNTESRQKALVNWVLTRKMTNYDLEAADLDEDGTVGAAEFVIYKLKEMGKINQEDVTLVMKEFEELDIDQSGTLSVSDITLAQPS; this is encoded by the exons ATGGCCAACGATGATACAAACGAGCCCTTGCTATTGAGATCACAGGACACTGCGGCTCAAAAGGCTAAAGGACGGTTAAACCAAAGAAGGCTTCTCCGTTCTCGAAGTGCTCCTCACACAGATTGTGCTCCTCTGGTGAGAAACAGCAATGAACCAAATCCTCTTTCTGAGTCCATGTTTGGGAATCTACATCCAAGCTTTAGAAATGTTGCTATAATCCTTATGGTCTATTTAGGTATAGGAACTTTAATCTTTTACCTTGTGAGGAACCAAATCAAGGGAATGAAAACAGATAGATTCCTTGATGCCCTATACTTTACAGTTGTGACAATGACCACTGTTGGATATGGAGACCTTGTTCCCAATAGCGACCTAACAAAACTACTCGCATGCGCTTTTGTTTTCTCCGGAATGGCGTTGATGGGACTAATCCTAAGCAAAGCAGCAGATTACTTGGTTGAGAAACAAGAAGTTCTGTTAATTAAAGCCATCCACATGCACCAAAAAGTTGGTCCAAGTGAAATTTTAAAGGAGCTTGAGACCAATAAAACACGATACAAATTCATTCTGGTCCTTTTCCTTCTTTTGATTCTCGTTATTGCAGGGACAATCTTCTTAGTTACTGTCGAAAAATTGTATGTTATTGATGCGTTGTACTGTGTTTGTTCCACAATTACAACGCTTGGTTATGGCGATAAAAGTTTCTCTACTCAAGCTGGAAGAATATTTGCGGTGTTTTGGATATTAGCAGGTACTATTTGCGTAGCTCAGTTTTTCCTCTACATGGCGGAACTAAACACTGAAAGCAGACAAAAGGCACTTGTCAATTGGGTTCTTACAAGGAAAATGACTAATTACGATTTGGAAGCTGCCGATCTTGATGAGGATGGCACTGTTGG GGCTGCTGAATTTGTAATTTATAAGTTGAAAGAGATGGGGAAGATTAATCAAGAAGATGTTACACTTGTGATGAAGGAGTTTGAAGAGCTTGACATTGATCAGTCTGGTACACTGTCTGTTTCAGATATAACACTTGCTCAACCATCTTAG